In Cryptomeria japonica chromosome 10, Sugi_1.0, whole genome shotgun sequence, a genomic segment contains:
- the LOC131059869 gene encoding myb-related protein 330-like — MGCTTYDEGNTLRQKKGPWAPEVDLLLIKYIQAHGEGRWRTLPHKSGLQRCAKGCRLRWMNYLRPNVKRGNISLDEEDLIVRLHKVLGNRWSLIAGRIPGRTDNEIKNYWNSHLCKKLPPNALHHKACHSKIPSSLSEPSYISPLQSFNRQFQCNPVDSLVGSQKCKNLNSSCPADLISHNVFNDNSFPSNYMSSLTTQPHSNEEDPLKSTHFNIGDTPNYQNDIVTKNEIYQHQSNPHNAIDASFTNSSQCHIESFNTVDQMKELYGVRDDLEFSKMGEIETSQRVQGFFGERNGFMFSFRPNNQYSPLPSEYVGLGSNIDNDGSHQGRWNQFSASCKDLQETTQLTSYDGLLSSLFEDYSTIGFGEAATIMTRDDSLGPRQLQHN; from the exons ATGGGGTGCACCACTTATGATGAGGGTAACACTTTAAGGCAGAAGAAAGGTCCATGGGCTCCTGAAGTGGACCTTTTACTCATTAAATACATACAAGCTCACGGTGAAGGGCGGTGGCGTACATTGCCCCATAAATCAG GTTTGCAACGTTGTGCGAAAGGCTGCAGATTGCGGTGGATGAACTATCTGCGTCCAAATGTAAAACGGGGGAACATATCTTTGGACGAGGAAGATCTCATTGTTAGGCTGCATAAGGTCCTTGGGAATAG ATGGTCTTTGATAGCGGGAAGGATCCCCGGTCGAACAGATAATGAAATCAAGAATTATTGGAATTCTCATTTGTGCAAGAAACTCCCTCCCAATGCCCTTCACCACAAAGCCTGCCATTCCAAGATACCCTCCTCTCTCTCAGAGCCCTCTTACATCAGTCCATTGCAGTCCTTTAATAGACAGTTTCAATGTAATCCAGTGGATTCTCTGGTGGGAAgtcaaaaatgcaagaatttgaattcTTCATGTCCAGCTGATCTCATCAGTCACAATGTCTTCAATGACAACAGCTTTCCCTCCAACTATATGAGCTCTTTGACAACCCAACCGCATTCAAATGAGGAGGATCCTCTGAAAAGCACCCATTTCAATATTGGGGATACTCCAAACTATCAGAATGATATAGTTACAAAGAATGAAATATATCAACATCAGAGTAACCCTCATAATGCAATAGATGCAAGCTTCACAAACTCTTCGCAATGCCATATTGAATCTTTCAACACAGTTGATCAGATGAAGGAATTGTATGGTGTGAGAGATGATCTTGAATTCTCCAAGATGGGAGAAATAGAAACATCACAACGAGTACAAGGTTTTTTTGGAGAGAGAAATGGGTTTATGTTCTCTTTCAGGCCGAACAACCAATACTCACCATTACCATCAGAGTATGTTGGACTGGGCTCTAATATTGATAATGATGGTAGTCACCAAGGAAGATGGAATCAGTTCTCTGCTAGTTGTAAAGATCTGCAGGAGACTACCCAGCTCACCTCATATGATGGCCTTCTGTCTTCATTATTTGAGGATTATTCTACCATTGGTTTTGGTGAGGCTGCAACTATAATGACGAGGGATGATAGTCTAGGGCCTAGGCAATTACAACACAACTGA